In Chrysoperla carnea chromosome 2, inChrCarn1.1, whole genome shotgun sequence, the following proteins share a genomic window:
- the LOC123292891 gene encoding mucin-2-like, translating to MSRSILVFHRNTSVSAEKSNCTMVVSCDKKVCTDEKKHCVDIADPFSSKSKNENNVTKLIRQNDNDYYSTLCWIEITKIKDILTETGIERYVTREYAISVETPADFKNNINKNTNFSYHISLKFRNNSTDLQEVEPFEIYESDTRKSTVVNFTTISVIDNIKIREHQKKFCGAGPILITETSEWSNSLHKKLEIRVSPKKQKLKAAECNNLTKFTETPATEKSTITQPDKPSRRTESDSTITSQTEYTTELSTISSNKPSSTSSTSTTIKYSTPFDPSMLPSSVSKNRPDPRSSTIKPSSSRRIPSSSVTPDPTFSTEKTTSISTKSDEPETTTYLPTMYNTLTPTMTASTNTDTERTTPDYYSSWVPTEETSPVDNSTDVATSTHGSTPINNTFPSVTPTRAGSLSSSPTQTSIETTTPVQDSTPSRNTSLIPDITSTSSSSEVTTLPTSVSEGASPEPSKSEPTDETNTQGSTPTNNTAPSVTPTEAGSKETPSSSSQTQTITETSTHIQDSTPAGNTSTTSDINTTPSSPEASTLPTSVTESASPEPSKVGSSVYASKSTMSTPTKPSSVESISSTTSTEPTAETSTQGSASTNDNVASVTPTGSGSKETPSSSSQKQTITIKTTSVQDSVTTGNTSTTSDINTTPSSLEASTLSTSVTENASPEPSKTGSLIDGSTSTTSTPTNPSSFESTSSTESAEPTTEVSQDSTPTNYTAPSVTPTVAGSKETPSSSSPTQTITETSTSVQDSTNTGNTSTTLYMNTTPNSSEATTWPTSVTEIASPEPSTTGSSVSSSTPTTSTLTNSSNVESTSSTESTEPTAGTSTQGTTPPNNTVTSVTPTGSGSKETSSRFSQILMITETSNPAQDSITTGNTSTTPDIKTTPSSPEVTTLPTSGTERASPEPSKTSSSVDGSTSTTSNPSSFESTSSTESTEPATGTSTQGLTPTNITAPSVTPTVVGSKETPPSSSPTQTITETSTPLQDSITPGNTSTTSGINTTPSSSESTTLPTFVTESASPAPSKTGLSVDGSTSTTSTTSNPSRSESTSSTESTKPTAGTSTQGLTPTNNTAPSVTPTGSGSKETLSSSSQTQTITETSTPVQDSTSSNTSTTPDINTTPSSFKVTTLPTSGTESASPEPSRTDSSVYGSTPIASSTTNLSSVDSTSPTESIEPTAETKPQGSTSTNYTAPSVTPTRSGSKETASSSSQTQTITETSTPVQDSTPTGNTSTTSDIITTPSSPETSTLPTSITESASPEPSKEGSAVDALRSTTSTPTNLSSVESTFSTAATEPIAETNTQGLTPTNNNVAFVTPTRFSSKETPSSSSQKQTITETSTPVQDSTPTGNTSTTSDINTTPSSPETSTLPTTVTEGASPEPSKEGSAVDASKSTTSSPTNPSSVESTSSVESIEQTTEVSQDSTPTNYTAPSITPTVAGSKEIPSSSSQTQTIPVQDSINTGNTSTTPDINTKPTSPEVSAFPTSLTESVPPKRGSTVNGSTSTTLTPTNRSSVESTSATDSTEPTADTSTQSSTPTNNTAPSVTPTRAGSKETPSSSSQTQAITETSTPVQHSDINTTAFSSEASTLPSSVTESTSPELSKVGSSVDASTSTATTPTNPSSVESTSSTESTEPTADTSTQDSTPTNNTASSLITTGTESKETTISSSPKQTITESTTPVQDSTTTDNTSKTPDINTTPASSEITAFPTSVTESVPPEPSKRDSSVDSSTPTTSTPINPSSFENTSATELTKPTGETSTPGENLATDSIEPKGSTENTSSTITSGETDSRTHDVTFGTESHTSWVPTDKDVLSSTSTSVETTYISLGSTTTKEYSSKTKPSDVPVTSETEPSYETKDTTPSLSSSESSPTENGDSTTTEVSPETSASFVTTESDLSTSTQASPSPRDTEHTQNPSTAASMTQSSGRPKTTRENIKSSESTTLSKLITQNETAQITNEIVTNTVIITTESTSEAVTSSTKTTDEITTISDKMPEAETTPTTSITISSSLVTNTSTSLTSSTHDPRPVTKDGSASVSTPSENTPSIKTTRRTTPTLFTVSTTESSTSGIVNSSTPEVGNQNGTNKSTTWPDFTPTTESKPTIKSSTLPPCETKITTTTNLPFCVTIDDDDLNKCKTINTHTSKSPCIVTKEPGTTPFGISPLICYSYSIHINSTERHFCYDSRTCSKEYLKQHTRTLLRFASNDLFNDKLCNITIKIEREDTKYSNTLILSNPKTLVELYAGIDNLLNELDKSTNKNGRPCKNIKDLNNQEANLLLSKLIQYVYKRPLEAIPYPAINYKSDPPFLNVPLQSRSNNHLPSTLHKNFESNLSPPKSDFLILQNNPFVNNFRKNMPY from the exons ATGTCACGTTCA atatTGGTGTTCCATCGTAATACAAGTGTAAGTGCTGAAAAATCGAATTGCACAATGGTGGTGTCATGTGATAAAAag gtATGCACAGACGAAAAGAAACATTGTGTAGATATTGCAGATCCCTTCAgttcaaaatcgaaaaatgagAACAATGTTACGAAATTAATCAGACAAAACGATAATGATTATTACAGTACATTATGCTGgattgaaataacaaaaatcaaagATATTCTAACCGAAACCGGTATAGAACGTTATGTAACACGAGAATATGCGATATCAGTAGAAACACCAGctgattttaagaataatattaataaaaacacaaatttctCATATCACATATCGTTAAAATTCCGAAACAATAGTACCGACTTGCAAGAGGTTGAACCGTTTGAAATTTATGAAAGTGATACAAGAAAAAGTACAGTGGTAAATTTTACAACGATTTCTGTCATTGATAATATCAAAATACGTGaacatcaaaaaaaattttgtggtgcAGGACCTATATTAATAACAGAAACAAGTGAATGGTCTAAttctttacataaaaaattagaaatacgAGTTAgcccaaaaaaacaaaagttaaaagctGCTGAATGTAATAATCTAACAAAATTCACAGAAACACCTGCAACCGAAAAATCCACAATCACTCAGCCAGACAAGCCTAGTCGCAGAACAGAGAGTGATAGTACAATAACTTCGCAAACTGAATATACGACTGAATTAAGTACAATTTCCTCTAATAAACCAAGCTCTACTAGTAGCACATCCACCACCATAAAATATAGCACTCCATTTGATCCATCTATGTTACCCAGTAGTGTTTCTAAAAATAGACCAGATCCTCGCTCCTCGACAATAAAACCATCCTCTTCAAGAAGAATTCCATCATCATCAGTTACACCGGACCCAACTTTCAGTACAGAAAAAACAACAAGTATTAGTACAAAATCTGATGAACCAGAAACTACGACATATTTGCCAACTATGTACAACACATTAACTCCTACAATGACAGCATCTACAAACACTGATACCGAAAGAACAACGCCAGATTATTATTCTTCTTGGGTTCCAACAGAAGAAACATCACCAGTGGATAATTCAACGGACGTAGCAACAAGTACACATGGTTCAACACCCATAAATAATACTTTCCCTTCTGTAACTCCAACTAGAGCTGGAAGTTTAAGTTCTTCACCCACACAAACGAGCATTGAAACAACAACGCCTGTACAAGATTCTACACCTTCAAGGAATACAAGTTTAATTCCTGATATAACTTCAACATCCTCTTCGTCTGAAGTTACTACTTTGCCTACCTCAGTAAGCGAAGGTGCATCACCTGAACCATCTAAATCAGAACCAACAGACGAAACAAATACACAAGGCTCTACACCTACAAATAATACTGCTCCTTCTGTAACTCCAACTGAAGCTGGAAGTAAAGAAACTCCTTCAAGCTCTTCACAAACACAAACGATCACTGAAACGTCTACCCATATTCAAGATTCTACACCTGCAGGCAATACAAGTACAACTTCTGACATAAATACAACACCTTCCTCGCCTGAAGCTTCTACTTTGCCTACTTCAGTAACCGAAAGTGCATCACCTGAACCCTCTAAAGTAGGTTCATCTGTGTATGCTTCAAAATCAACTATGTCAACACCAACAAAACCAAGTAGTGTTGAAAGTATTTCGTCGACAACATCAACAGAACCAACAGCTGAAACAAGTACACAAGGTTCAGCATCCACAAATGATAATGTTGCCTCTGTTACTCCAACTGGATCTGGAAGTAAAGAAACTCCTTCAAGCTCTTCACAAAAACAAACGATCACTATTAAAACTACCTCGGTACAAGATTCTGTAACTACAGGCAATACAAGTACAACTTCTGACATAAATACAACACCCTCCTCGCTCGAAGCTTCAACTTTGTCTACTTCAGTAACCGAAAATGCATCACCTGAACCATCTAAAACAGGTTCACTTATAGATGGTTCAACGTCAACTACGTCAACACCAACAAATCCAAGTAGTTTTGAAAGTACTTCTTCCACAGAATCAGCGGAACCAACAACTGAAGTTTCACAAGATTCAACACCCACAAATTATACTGCTCCTTCTGTAACTCCAACAGTAGCTGGAAGTAAAGAAACTCCATCAAGTTCGTCACCTACACAAACGATCACTGAAACAAGTACCTCTGTACAAGATTCTACAAATACAGGCAATACAAGTACAACTCTTTACATGAATACAACGCCCAACTCGTCTGAAGCTACTACTTGGCCTACTTCGGTAACCGAAATCGCATCACCTGAACCATCTACAACAGGTTCATCTGTAAGTAGTTCAACACCAACTACGTCAACACTGACAAATTCAAGCAATGTTGAAAGTACTTCTTCAACAGAATCAACAGAACCAACAGCTGGAACAAGTACACAAGGTACAACACCCCCAAATAATACTGTTACTTCTGTTACTCCAACCGGATCTGGAAGTAAAGAAACTTCTTCAAGATTTTCACAAATACTAATGATCACTGAAACAAGTAACCCTGCACAAGATTCTATAACTACAGGCAATACAAGTACAACTCCTGACATAAAAACAACACCCTCCTCGCCTGAAGTTACTACTTTGCCTACATCAGGAACCGAACGTGCATCACCTGAACCATCTAAAACAAGTTCATCTGTAGATGGTTCAACATCAACTACATCAAATCCAAGTAGTTTTGAAAGTACTTCTTCAACAGAATCAACAGAACCAGCAACTGGAACAAGTACGCAAGGTTTAACACCCACAAATATTACTGCTCCTTCTGTTACTCCAACAGTAGTTGGAAGTAAAGAAACTCCTCCAAGTTCGTCACCCACACAAACGATCACTGAAACAAGTACCCCTCTACAAGATTCTATAACTCCAGGCAATACAAGTACAACTTCTGGCATAAATACAACACCCTCCTCTTCTGAATCTACTACTTTGCCTACTTTCGTAACTGAAAGTGCATCACCTGCACCATCTAAAACAGGTTTATCTGTAGATGGTTCAACATCAACTACATCAACTACGTCAAATCCAAGTAGGTCTGAAAGTACTTCTTCAACAGAATCAACAAAACCAACAGCTGGAACAAGTACACAAGGTTTAACACCCACAAATAATACTGCTCCTTCTGTTACTCCAACGGGATCGGGAAGTAAAGAAACTCTTTCAAGTTCTTCACAAACACAAACGATCACTGAAACGTCTACCCCTGTTCAAGATTCTACTTCAAGCAATACATCTACAACACCTGACATAAATACAACTCCTTCCTCGTTTAAAGTTACTACTTTGCCAACTTCAGGAACGGAAAGTGCATCACCTGAACCATCTAGAACAGATTCTTCTGTATATGGTTCAACGCCAATTGCGTCATCAACGACAAATCTAAGCAGTGTTGATAGTACTTCTCCGACAGAATCAATAGAACCAACAGCTGAAACAAAACCCCAAGGTTCAACATCCACAAACTATACTGCTCCTTCTGTAACTCCAACTCGATCTGGAAGTAAAGAAACTGCCTCAAGTTCTTCACAAACACAAACGATCACTGAAACGTCTACTCCTGTTCAAGATTCTACACCTACAGGCAATACAAGTACAACTTCTGACATAATTACAACACCATCCTCGCCTGAAACTTCTACTTTGCCTACTTCAATAACCGAAAGTGCATCACCTGAACCCTCTAAAGAAGGTTCAGCTGTGGATGCTTTAAGATCAACTACTTCAACACCAACAAACCTAAGTAGTGTTGAAAGTACTTTTTCGACAGCAGCAACAGAACCAATAGCTGAAACAAATACACAAGGTTTAACACCCACAAATAATAATGTTGCTTTTGTGACTCCAACTCGATTTAGTAGTAAAGAAACTCCTTCAAGTTCTTCACAAAAACAAACGATCACTGAAACGTCTACCCCTGTTCAAGATTCTACACCTACAGGCAATACAAGTACAACTTCAGATATAAATACAACACCCTCTTCGCCTGAAACTTCTACTTTGCCTACTACAGTAACCGAAGGTGCATCACCTGAACCCTCTAAAGAAGGTTCAGCTGTGGATGCTTCAAAATCAACTACGTCATCACCAACAAACCCAAGTAGTGTTGAAAGTACTTCTTCGGTAGAATCAATAGAACAAACAACAGAAGTTTCACAAGATTCAACACCCACAAATTATACTGCTCCTTCTATAACTCCAACAGTAGCTGGAAGTAAAGAAATTCCCTCAAGTTCTTCACAAACACAAACGATCCCTGTTCAAGATTCTATAAATACAGGCAATACAAGTACAACTCCTGACATAAATACAAAACCCACCTCGCCTGAAGTAAGTGCTTTTCCCACTTCTTTAACCGAAAGTGTACCACCTAAAAGAGGTTCAACTGTGAATGGTTCAACATCAACTACATTAACACCAACAAATCGAAGTAGTGTTGAAAGTACTTCTGCGACAGACTCAACAGAACCAACAGCTGATACAAGTACACAAAGTTCAACACCTACAAATAATACTGCTCCTTCTGTAACTCCAACTAGAGCTGGAAGTAAAGAAACTCCTTCAAGTTCTTCACAAACACAAGCGATCACTGAAACGTCTACCCCTGTTCAACATTCTGACATAAATACAACAGCCTTCTCGTCTGAAGCTTCTACTTTACCTAGTTCAGTAACCGAAAGTACATCACCTGAACTCTCTAAAGTAGGTTCATCTGTGGATGCTTCAACATCAACTGCGACAACACCAACAAATCCAAGTAGTGTTGAAAGTACTTCTTCGACAGAATCAACAGAACCAACAGCTGATACAAGTACACAAGATTCAACACCCACAAATAATACTGCTTCTTCTCTAATTACAACTGGAACAGAAAGTAAAGAAACTACTATAAGTTCTTCACCCAAACAAACGATCACTGAATCTACTACTCCTGTACAAGATTCTACAACTACCGACAATACAAGTAAAACTCCTGATATAAACACCACTCCCGCCTCGTCTGAAATAACTGCTTTTCCTACTTCAGTAACCGAAAGTGTACCACCTGAACCATCTAAAAGAGATTCATCTGTAGATAGTTCAACACCAACTACGTCAACACCGATAAATCCAAGTAGTTTTGAAAATACCTCTGCGACAGAATTAACAAAACCAACAGGTGAAACAAGTACACCGGGAGAAAATTTAGCTACTGATTCCATTGAACCTAAAGGAAGCACAGAAAATACTTCATCTACAATTACATCAGGTGAAACAGATTCTAGAACTCATGACGTTACTTTCGGTACAGAAAGTCACACAAGCTGGGTGCCAACAGACAAGGATGTCTTATCATCAACATCGACATCGGTAGAAACGACTTACATTTCTTTGGGATCTACAACTACTAAAGAATACTCAAGTAAAACAAAACCAAGTGATGTACCAGTTACTTCGGAAACCGAACCTAGTTATGAGACAAAAGACACGACTCCCAGTTTATCTTCATCAGAATCGAGCCCTACTGAAAATGGAGACTCTACAACTACTGAAGTGTCGCCAGAAACGAGTGCAAGTTTCGTGACAACTGAATCCGATTTGTCAACATCTACCCAAGCAAGTCCAAGCCCTCGAGATACAGAACATACACAAAATCCGTCTACTGCCGCTAGTATGACTCAAAGCTCCGGACGTCCAAAAACGACCagagaaaatattaaatcatcAGAATCTACAACTCTTTCCAAATTAATAACTCAAAATGAAACTGCTCAAATTACGAATGAAATTGTAACGAATACTGTAATAATTACTACCGAGTCTACAAGTGAAGCAGTTACATCATCAACAAAAACTACCGATGAAATAACCACTATTTCCGATAAAATGCCAGAAGCGGAAACTACACCTACAACTTCAATTACGATAAGTTCAAGTTTAGTAACAAATACTAGTACTTCACTTACATCGAGTACTCATGATCCAAGGCCAGTCACGAAAGATGGAAGTGCATCGGTCTCTACGCCTAGTGAAAATACACCaagtataaaaacaacaagGCGAACTACTCCTACATTGTTTACTGTTTCAACTACGGAGAGCTCAACAAGTGGAATTGTAAATTCTAGTACACCAGAAGTGGGGAACCAAAATGGCACTAATAAATCAACCACTTGGCCAGATTTTACTCCGACAACTGAGAGTAAACCAACAATAAAATCATCAACTTTGCCACCATGTGAAACGaaaattacaacaacaacaaatctACCATTCTGCGTAACaattgatgatgatgatttaaataaatgtaaaacaattaatacaCACACTTCCAAATCACCCTGTATTGTAACAAAAGAACCAGGCACTACACCATTTGGTATCTCACCTTTAATTTGTTATTCATATTCAATACATATTAATTCAACTGAACGACATTTTTGTTATGATTCAAGAACATGTTCAAAAGAATATTTGAAACAACACACGCGTACGTTATTAAGGTTTGCTTCcaatgatttatttaatgataaactgtgtaatattacaataaaaattgagCGTGAAGATACAAAATACTCAAATACGCTAATATTATCGAATCCAAAAACATTGGTTGAGTTATACGCTGGTATTGATAACTTATTGAATGAATTAGATAAATCCACCAATAAAAATGGTAGgccttgtaaaaatattaaagatttaaataatcaagaagcgaatttattattaagtaaactAATACAATACGTGTATAAAAGACCATTGGAAGCGATTCCATATCCagcaattaattataaaagtgaTCCACCATTCTTAAATGTACCATTACAAAGTCGATCAAATAATCATTTGCCATCAAcgttacacaaaaattttgagaGTAATTTATCACCACCAAAATCTGATttcttaattttacaaaataatccatttgtgaataattttagaaaaaatatgccatattaa